In Deinococcus radiotolerans, the genomic stretch GTCAGCGCTGGGCCGGGGCATCTTGCAATGGCGAATCCGGATTGCTCCGCTCCTGCGGAGTTGGGGCAGCCGCTTTCGGGAGCGCCCGGATGACTTCGGTCAGGACGGTGAGCGTGACGACCTCCCCGGCCAGGTGTTCCAGAAACGGCACGAGGTGGTCCCAGGGCACAGGTACGCCAATTGCGGCAAAGCCAAGGAAAGTAATGACGGTACCGAGGAACAACGCCAATTTTGCAATCACGGTGGATCACCTCTGGTGTGACGGCTGAGCACGACGCTCAGCAAGCTGGTGGTAGGTTCGACGGAGTACTGGGTTGTCCGTGCGGATGGCGATGAAGAGGTGTACACGCACCGCGATCCGGTGCGCGTGCAGTACGTGTGCCTGTCTTGTGCTGATCAGAGGAGCACTTGATTCCGCACTGACATCAAGGTGGATCTGTGGTGCGGATCATGGGACCAGGTATGGCGTCAAGATGCCCGTGTGACACGCGCCGTGCGAGATTGGACTCCTCGAAAAAACCGTGGGATCAACCCGGCTCTTACCGTACGCAACAGCGCCTGGACCAGGATTGTTGAACGGTGAGGGGGGGGCATGCCCCCGCGTTCATGCGCTCTTCAGGATTTGGGTTCCCACCACACGCAAGCGGACAGGGACCTGCCGGGGACCGGTTCACTGGTACAGCATGCTGCTCCTAGTGCGAGCGGTTCAGCAGTATGAGCGGCGCCTGGTCGGTACACGGTGCTACCGTGACCCATGGCAGATCAGCCCGGCCCACCCGCGCACGCCACCGTCACGGTCGACGCCCTCGAAGGGCCGGTGGTGCGCGTCGAACTGCCGGACGGCACCACCCAGGACTGGGCACGTCTCGACCTGCCCCGGGACGTCCAGGAAGGCGACGTGCTGCACGTGCGCGTGGAGGACGGGGAGCGGCACGTCCGGATCGACCGGGCCGAGACGCGGCGGCGCACCCAGCGCGCCCAGGCCGAGTTGACGGAACTCAATGCCGGCAGCCCGGACGGGGAGCTGGACCTGTGAGGCGGTTAGCGGTCCTCGCAGGGCTGTGTCTGGGGCTGGTGTCTGCCCAAGCCGCGCCGAGTGGTGTCCTGACCATCCGCTTTCTGGATGTGGGCCAGGGCGACGCGGTGCTCATCACCAGCCCCGAAGGGAAGAGTGTCCTCTACGACGGTGGGCGCAGCGAAGCGAGACTGCAGGGCCTGCTCACGCAGTACCAGGTGAAGTCTCTCGACCTGGTCGTCGCCAGTCACGCGGACTCGGATCACATCACCGGGCTCGTCCCCGCGGTCCAAACCTTCAAGCCGAAGTACTTCCTGAACAACGGCTTGGCCGGGACCACGCAGATCTGGCAGAAGCTTGTCACCACCGCGAAGCTGGCCGGCACGCAGGGGCTCAGAGCGAAGAACCAGGTCATCAACCTGGGCAGCGTGAAGCTCACCGTCATTCCCCCGCCACCCGGCATGAAGGACCAGAACACCAACAGTGTGGGGCTGCTCGTGCAGTACGGGTCGTTCCGCGCCCTGATGACCGGCGATAGCGAAACACCGGAGACGAGAGCGTGGCTGAAACAGCTCCCCGCCTCCACCCTCGGGCCGATCGACGTGTACAAGAGCATTCACCACGGCGCGAAGAACGGGGACAACGCCGCGTGGCTGGCGGCAGTCCGCCCTGCGAACGTCGTGATCGGTGTCGGGCCGAACAACTACGGGCACCCGACCGCTGAAGCCATCACGCTGTACAAGAAAGCCGGCGCGGCGATCTACCGCACGGACCTCAACGGTACGGTTACCGTGACTGTGCAGCCCGGCGGCACGTACACGCTCAGTGCGGCCAAAGGCACCGGGACGGCGGCCACCCGGACCCAGGCGCCACCCAGCGTCACGCCACCAGCGGCCCCCAGCGTGGTCTATGCCAACTGCGCGGCCGTGCGGGCGGCCGGGAAAGCCCCCCTGCTGCGCGGTCAGCCTGGGTACTCGCCCAAACTCGACCGGGATGGGGATGGCCGGGCGTGCGAGTGACCACGGCCTCCGTCGGGGCCAGGCCGCGTTCAGGTGCCGCCCGATGAACTCGCGCGAACTCGGATTCGAAGTAGAACG encodes the following:
- a CDS encoding DUF3006 domain-containing protein, which gives rise to MADQPGPPAHATVTVDALEGPVVRVELPDGTTQDWARLDLPRDVQEGDVLHVRVEDGERHVRIDRAETRRRTQRAQAELTELNAGSPDGELDL
- a CDS encoding excalibur calcium-binding domain-containing protein, with amino-acid sequence MSAQAAPSGVLTIRFLDVGQGDAVLITSPEGKSVLYDGGRSEARLQGLLTQYQVKSLDLVVASHADSDHITGLVPAVQTFKPKYFLNNGLAGTTQIWQKLVTTAKLAGTQGLRAKNQVINLGSVKLTVIPPPPGMKDQNTNSVGLLVQYGSFRALMTGDSETPETRAWLKQLPASTLGPIDVYKSIHHGAKNGDNAAWLAAVRPANVVIGVGPNNYGHPTAEAITLYKKAGAAIYRTDLNGTVTVTVQPGGTYTLSAAKGTGTAATRTQAPPSVTPPAAPSVVYANCAAVRAAGKAPLLRGQPGYSPKLDRDGDGRACE